A region from the Mycolicibacterium litorale genome encodes:
- a CDS encoding MCE family protein — MTQGDSVKSRGRWTRVGLAALLVVTLAVGVYLVWPSRTGTKITAYFTSAVGLYPGDEVRIVGVPVGKIDTIEPRADDVKVTMTVDNGVQVPADAKALMIAPNLVAARFIQLTPAYTGGPAMEAGASIGLDRTAVPVEWDEVKEQLTALSAQLGPQQGSMQGPLSAFVNQAADTFDGNGDSFRQALRELSQTAGRLGDSRTDLFGTVRNLQVLVNALSNSNEQIVQFSNHVASVSQVLADSTADLDATLGTLNQALVDVRELLNENNDALIGQVSRLAEFTQILTDHSDDVEQILHVTPNGLANFYNIYNPAQGTVGGLLTLPNFANPVQFICGGTFDAAATTDNYKRAEICRQRMGPVFKRIAMNFPPLLFHPINSITAYKGQILYDTPATEAKAKTPVPYLQWQNAPGVTPPPADADLSSLFLPPAPDGSHAGGPAGADPAGAPAPGPDAPAAAPAAPLPAEAGAG; from the coding sequence ATGACACAAGGAGATTCAGTGAAGTCGCGCGGTCGGTGGACACGGGTGGGCCTGGCGGCCCTGCTCGTGGTGACCTTGGCCGTCGGGGTCTACCTGGTGTGGCCGTCGCGCACCGGCACGAAGATCACCGCCTACTTCACCTCCGCGGTCGGCCTCTACCCGGGCGACGAGGTCCGCATCGTCGGCGTCCCCGTCGGCAAGATCGACACGATCGAACCGCGGGCCGACGACGTCAAGGTGACCATGACCGTCGACAACGGCGTGCAGGTCCCGGCGGACGCCAAAGCGCTGATGATCGCGCCGAATCTGGTGGCGGCCCGGTTCATTCAGCTCACCCCGGCCTACACCGGTGGTCCGGCCATGGAGGCCGGCGCCAGCATCGGCCTCGACCGCACCGCGGTTCCGGTGGAGTGGGACGAGGTCAAGGAACAACTCACCGCGCTGAGCGCCCAACTCGGGCCGCAGCAGGGTTCGATGCAGGGCCCGCTGAGCGCGTTCGTCAACCAGGCGGCCGACACCTTCGACGGCAACGGTGACTCGTTCCGGCAGGCGCTGCGCGAACTGTCCCAGACCGCGGGCCGGCTCGGCGACTCGCGGACCGATCTGTTCGGCACCGTCCGCAACCTGCAGGTGCTCGTGAACGCGTTGTCCAACAGCAACGAACAGATCGTGCAGTTCTCGAATCACGTGGCGTCGGTGTCGCAGGTGCTGGCCGACAGCACCGCCGATCTCGACGCCACGCTCGGCACGCTCAACCAAGCGCTCGTCGACGTGCGCGAGCTGCTCAACGAGAACAACGACGCGCTGATCGGACAGGTCAGCCGGCTCGCGGAGTTCACCCAGATCCTCACCGACCACAGCGATGACGTCGAGCAGATCCTGCACGTGACGCCCAACGGTCTGGCCAACTTCTACAACATCTACAACCCGGCGCAGGGCACCGTCGGCGGGTTGCTGACGCTGCCGAACTTCGCCAACCCGGTCCAGTTCATCTGCGGTGGCACGTTCGACGCCGCCGCCACCACCGACAACTACAAGCGTGCGGAGATCTGCCGCCAGCGCATGGGCCCGGTGTTCAAGCGGATCGCGATGAACTTCCCGCCGCTGCTGTTCCACCCGATCAACAGCATCACCGCGTACAAGGGCCAGATCCTCTACGACACCCCGGCCACCGAGGCCAAGGCCAAGACGCCGGTGCCGTACCTGCAGTGGCAGAACGCGCCGGGGGTGACGCCTCCGCCCGCGGACGCCGATCTCAGTTCGCTGTTCCTGCCGCCCGCCCCCGACGGCTCCCATGCCGGTGGACCGGCCGGCGCCGATCCGGCCGGCGCGCCCGCACCGGGACCCGACGCGCCCGCTGCGGCGCCGGCGGCCCCGCTTCCCGCCGAGGCAGGTGCCGGATGA
- a CDS encoding virulence factor Mce family protein, with amino-acid sequence MARSESTNPLRTGIFGIVLVTCLVLVSFGYTKLPFFPQGKSYEAYFTDAGGITPGNDVNVSGITVGKVDGVELAGDAAKVTFTVDRKVRVGDQSMVAIKTDTVLGEKSLSVTPQGTGSSTVIPLGRTTTPYTLNTALQDLGQNVGELDKPRFEQALQTLTDSLRDATPQLRGALDGITNLSRSLNARDEALEQLLGHAKRVSDTLAQRAGQVNQLITDGNLLFAALDERRQALSNLIAGIDDVSEQLSGFVNDNRREFGPALEKLNLVMDNLLERREHIGEALRRLPPYATALGEVVGSGPGFQINLFGLPPAPIAEVLLDTYFQPGKLPDSLSDMLRGYISERMIIRPKSP; translated from the coding sequence GTGGCTAGATCCGAGAGCACCAATCCGCTCCGCACCGGGATCTTCGGCATCGTCCTGGTGACGTGCCTGGTGCTGGTGTCGTTCGGCTACACCAAGCTGCCGTTCTTCCCGCAGGGCAAGTCCTACGAGGCCTACTTCACCGATGCCGGCGGCATCACGCCCGGTAACGACGTCAACGTCTCGGGGATCACGGTCGGCAAGGTCGACGGTGTCGAGCTGGCCGGTGACGCCGCCAAGGTGACGTTCACGGTCGACCGCAAGGTGCGGGTCGGCGACCAGTCGATGGTCGCGATCAAGACCGACACCGTGCTCGGCGAGAAGTCGCTGTCGGTGACCCCGCAGGGCACGGGGTCCTCGACGGTGATCCCGTTGGGGCGCACCACCACTCCGTACACGCTCAACACCGCGCTGCAGGACCTCGGCCAGAACGTGGGTGAGTTGGACAAGCCGCGGTTCGAGCAGGCACTGCAGACGCTGACCGACTCGCTGCGCGACGCCACCCCGCAGCTGCGGGGCGCGCTCGACGGCATCACCAACCTGTCGCGCAGCCTCAACGCCCGCGACGAGGCGCTCGAACAGCTCCTCGGCCACGCCAAGCGGGTCTCGGACACGCTGGCCCAGCGGGCCGGGCAGGTCAACCAGCTGATCACCGACGGCAACCTGCTGTTCGCCGCGCTCGACGAGCGCCGCCAGGCGCTGAGCAACCTGATCGCCGGTATCGACGATGTGTCCGAACAGCTCTCGGGGTTCGTCAACGACAACCGTCGCGAGTTCGGGCCCGCGCTCGAGAAACTCAACCTGGTGATGGACAACCTGTTGGAGCGGCGCGAGCACATCGGTGAGGCGCTGCGCAGGCTGCCGCCCTACGCCACGGCCCTCGGCGAGGTCGTGGGTTCGGGTCCCGGGTTCCAGATCAACCTGTTCGGCCTGCCGCCCGCCCCGATCGCCGAGGTGCTGCTGGACACCTACTTCCAGCCGGGCAAGCTGCCCGACAGCCTCTCCGACATGCTCCGTGGCTATATTTCGGAGCGCATGATCATCAGGCCGAAGTCGCCATGA
- a CDS encoding MCE family protein, whose protein sequence is MKRDRTVLNVSIFTVAMLLVAAMLVVVFGEFRFASGNSYHANFTEASRLKAGQDVRIAGVPVGTVKAVKLNEDNTVDVAFDVNDKYQLYTSTRAVVRYENLVGDRYLEITSGPGELRKLPAGATIPKQNTQPALDLDALLGGLRPVLKGLDGAKVNELSSAVIELLQGQGGALSNLLATTGSFSQNLAARDQLIGDVITNLNTVLGTIDEKGAQFDQSVDRLQQLITGLAQGRDPIAGAIQPLATAENDLTEMLQTSRRPLQGVLENVRPLAQRLDERKGDVNKVIEPLAENYLRLNALGAYGSFFNIFYCSTRLKINGPAGSDILIPFGGPPDPSKGRCSESG, encoded by the coding sequence ATGAAACGTGATCGGACAGTGCTCAACGTCAGCATCTTCACCGTGGCGATGCTGCTGGTCGCCGCCATGCTCGTGGTGGTGTTCGGCGAGTTCCGGTTCGCCTCGGGCAACTCGTATCACGCCAACTTCACCGAGGCCTCACGGTTGAAGGCGGGTCAGGACGTGCGGATAGCCGGCGTCCCGGTCGGCACGGTCAAGGCGGTCAAGCTCAACGAGGACAACACCGTCGACGTCGCCTTCGACGTCAACGACAAGTACCAGCTCTACACCTCGACCAGAGCCGTCGTCCGTTACGAGAACCTGGTCGGTGACCGCTACCTCGAGATCACCAGCGGCCCAGGTGAATTGCGTAAGCTGCCCGCCGGCGCCACCATCCCCAAGCAGAACACCCAGCCCGCCCTCGACCTCGACGCGCTGCTCGGCGGGCTGCGCCCGGTGCTCAAGGGTCTCGACGGCGCGAAGGTCAACGAGTTGAGCAGCGCGGTCATCGAACTGCTGCAGGGTCAGGGCGGTGCCCTGTCGAACCTGCTGGCCACCACGGGGTCGTTCAGCCAGAACCTCGCCGCGCGCGACCAGTTGATCGGCGACGTGATCACCAACCTCAACACCGTGCTGGGCACGATCGACGAGAAGGGCGCGCAGTTCGACCAGAGCGTGGACCGCCTGCAGCAGTTGATCACCGGGCTGGCGCAGGGGCGCGACCCGATCGCCGGCGCGATCCAGCCGCTCGCCACGGCGGAGAACGACCTGACCGAGATGCTGCAGACCTCGCGACGTCCGCTGCAGGGCGTGCTCGAGAACGTCAGGCCGCTGGCGCAGCGACTCGACGAGCGCAAGGGCGACGTCAACAAGGTCATCGAACCGCTCGCCGAGAATTACCTGCGGCTCAACGCCCTCGGCGCGTACGGTTCGTTCTTCAACATCTTCTACTGCTCGACCCGGCTGAAGATCAACGGCCCGGCAGGCAGCGACATCCTGATTCCGTTCGGCGGCCCGCCGGACCCGTCCAAGGGGAGGTGCTCCGAGAGTGGCTAG
- a CDS encoding MCE family protein — MADIDAKRSHVRIAAAILAAILVAATVFTYLSYTAAFTSTDTVTVVSPRAGLVMETDAKVKYRGIQIGEVKEIQYAGDRAKLTLAIRSDEMRFIPANAPVRIAGTTVFGAKAVEFIPPEDPQQTSLRPGAEVQASDVQLEVNTLFQTLTDVLGKIDPINLNATLSALGEGLRGNGDDLGAMLAGLNQYLQAFNPKLPTLQEDFRRTAVVTNIYGDAGPSLARILDNAPTISNTVVDQQDNLNATLLAATGLANNGTATLEPAADNYIAAIQRLRAPLKVAGEYSPVIGCVLKGTAFAIDRFAPIIGGIRPGLFVSSNFLPGSPAYTYPESLPIVNASGGPNCRGLPEPPNKQYGGSWYHTPFVVTDNAYVPYQPNTELQFDAPSTLQFLFNGAFAERDEY; from the coding sequence ATGGCAGACATCGACGCGAAACGCAGTCACGTACGCATCGCCGCCGCGATCCTGGCGGCGATCCTGGTGGCGGCCACGGTATTCACCTACCTGTCCTACACCGCGGCATTCACCTCGACCGACACCGTCACCGTCGTCTCGCCGCGCGCCGGTCTGGTCATGGAGACCGACGCCAAGGTGAAGTACCGCGGGATCCAGATCGGCGAGGTCAAGGAGATCCAGTACGCCGGGGACCGGGCGAAGCTGACGTTGGCCATCCGCAGCGACGAGATGCGCTTCATCCCGGCCAATGCGCCGGTGCGCATCGCGGGCACCACGGTGTTCGGCGCCAAGGCGGTGGAGTTCATCCCGCCGGAGGATCCGCAGCAGACGTCGTTGCGCCCGGGCGCCGAGGTGCAGGCGTCCGATGTCCAGCTCGAGGTCAACACGCTGTTCCAGACGCTGACCGACGTGCTCGGCAAGATCGACCCGATCAACCTCAACGCCACGCTCAGCGCGCTCGGTGAGGGGTTGCGCGGCAACGGCGACGATCTCGGCGCCATGCTGGCCGGGCTCAACCAGTACCTGCAGGCGTTCAACCCGAAACTGCCCACGTTGCAGGAGGATTTCCGCCGGACCGCGGTGGTGACCAACATCTACGGTGACGCCGGCCCGAGCCTGGCGCGCATCCTCGACAACGCCCCCACGATCAGCAACACGGTCGTCGACCAGCAGGACAACCTGAACGCGACGCTGCTGGCCGCGACCGGCCTGGCCAACAACGGCACGGCGACGCTGGAACCGGCGGCCGACAACTACATCGCGGCGATCCAGCGCCTGCGCGCGCCGCTGAAGGTGGCCGGCGAGTACTCGCCGGTGATCGGCTGCGTGCTCAAGGGCACCGCGTTCGCCATCGACCGGTTCGCCCCGATCATCGGCGGTATCCGGCCGGGCCTGTTCGTCTCGTCGAACTTCCTGCCCGGATCGCCGGCCTACACCTATCCGGAGAGCCTGCCGATCGTCAACGCCTCCGGCGGCCCCAACTGCCGTGGGCTGCCCGAGCCGCCGAACAAGCAGTACGGCGGCTCCTGGTACCACACGCCGTTCGTGGTCACCGACAACGCCTATGTGCCGTACCAGCCGAACACCGAACTGCAATTCGACGCCCCCTCGACGCTGCAGTTCCTGTTCAACGGCGCCTTCGCGGAGAGGGACGAGTACTGA
- a CDS encoding MlaE family ABC transporter permease, which produces MSYDVTLRFRRMFRGLPRAVDTVGEQALFYGETMRYIPNALTRYRKETIRLIAEMTMGAGALVMIGGTVGVAAFLTLASGGVIAVQGYSSLGNIGIEALTGFLSAFLNVRIVAPVIAGIALAATIGAGTTAQLGAMRVAEEIDAVESMAVHSVSYLVSTRLMAGLIAIVPLYSLSVLAAFFAARFTTVFINGQSAGLYDHYFNTFLVPSDLLWSFLQAIVMSIAVMLVHTYYGYNASGGPVGVGIAVGQAVRTSLIVVVTITLFISLAVYGASGNFNLSG; this is translated from the coding sequence CGACACGGTGGGGGAGCAGGCGCTGTTCTACGGCGAGACCATGCGCTACATCCCCAATGCGCTGACCCGCTACCGCAAGGAGACCATCCGGCTCATCGCCGAGATGACCATGGGCGCGGGCGCGCTGGTGATGATCGGCGGCACGGTCGGCGTTGCGGCCTTCCTGACGCTGGCCTCCGGCGGCGTCATCGCCGTGCAGGGTTACTCGTCGCTGGGCAACATCGGCATCGAGGCGCTGACCGGCTTCCTGTCGGCCTTCCTCAACGTCCGCATCGTCGCCCCCGTGATCGCGGGAATCGCGTTGGCCGCCACCATCGGTGCGGGCACCACCGCGCAGCTCGGTGCCATGCGGGTGGCCGAGGAGATCGACGCCGTCGAGTCGATGGCCGTGCACTCGGTGTCGTATCTGGTCTCGACGCGGCTGATGGCCGGGCTGATCGCGATCGTCCCGCTGTATTCGCTGTCGGTGCTGGCGGCGTTCTTCGCCGCCCGCTTCACGACGGTGTTCATCAACGGGCAGTCGGCGGGGCTCTACGACCACTACTTCAACACGTTCCTGGTGCCCAGCGACCTGCTGTGGTCGTTCCTCCAGGCCATCGTCATGTCGATCGCCGTCATGCTCGTGCACACCTACTACGGCTACAACGCATCCGGCGGCCCGGTCGGCGTCGGCATCGCCGTCGGCCAGGCGGTGCGGACGTCGCTGATCGTGGTCGTCACGATCACCCTGTTCATCTCGCTCGCCGTCTACGGCGCCTCCGGCAACTTCAACCTGTCGGGATAA